A portion of the Candidatus Paceibacterota bacterium genome contains these proteins:
- the efp gene encoding elongation factor P, giving the protein MLGPNDFKKGMVIKVNNEPFQIVDVAFVKPGKGSSFTQTKLKHLISGKVLDRNFKSGEQFDEMDLEYRNANYVYHDRNNVVFQDPKTNERITLPLETAGNRIHFMKEKIPVSLMSIDEKIFDFKIAPKVEMLVTEAMPAIKGNTATGAMKTVKIETGYEINVPLFIKEGDTIRINSDTGEYVERVN; this is encoded by the coding sequence ATGCTTGGTCCCAATGATTTTAAGAAAGGCATGGTTATTAAGGTTAATAACGAACCTTTCCAAATTGTAGATGTAGCTTTCGTTAAACCCGGAAAGGGCTCCTCCTTTACCCAAACAAAGCTTAAACACCTTATCAGCGGTAAAGTGCTGGACCGTAATTTCAAGTCCGGAGAACAATTCGATGAAATGGATTTGGAATATAGAAACGCTAATTATGTCTACCACGACAGGAACAATGTTGTGTTTCAAGACCCCAAAACCAATGAAAGAATAACCTTGCCTTTGGAAACAGCCGGCAACCGCATTCATTTTATGAAAGAAAAAATACCCGTCAGCCTTATGAGCATTGATGAGAAAATATTTGATTTTAAAATTGCTCCCAAGGTAGAAATGTTGGTCACCGAAGCTATGCCAGCTATAAAGGGCAATACGGCTACCGGAGCCATGAAAACCGTAAAAATAGAAACTGGCTACGAAATTAACGTTCCCCTTTTTATAAAAGAAGGCGATACTATAAGAATAAATTCTGATACTGGCGAATATGTAGAAAGAGTTAACTAG